In a single window of the Octopus sinensis linkage group LG1, ASM634580v1, whole genome shotgun sequence genome:
- the LOC115217658 gene encoding LOW QUALITY PROTEIN: coiled-coil domain-containing protein 85C-A-like (The sequence of the model RefSeq protein was modified relative to this genomic sequence to represent the inferred CDS: inserted 1 base in 1 codon) → MTSNLIPKSRIAEGDPRHKSHEEVLHMVQQLQSENKNLMFNHDTMVKDINRRLQVHLMEIXGLRNVNQKLQDDNQELRDLCCFLDDERQSGKKLAKDWQKFGRYTASVMQTEVTNYHEKLRELEVKQEELIKDNLEMQELCLYMGREHLFDNDRDDGDGSSNGTTGGNEKIEEVNQTQTPSGDQSGQNSIPDQTLNYIKHLEELVRKLKEERNNLSLQLEQQTNDANSNYPNTFRPPGPVRAQMVTSWSKPANTIGSTTNPPRTMQYPQQQQQQQQQYYHQQQEKYHQQQQQSQQYQQNLRQQPEQKQQNAPPRPHPPNSSSQPDAVTHAMKVLEVHQQLESPMNNIDSNNDLGDNEKAIVREMCNVVWRKLESTSPRRQYPPKQPNSSLEHEPARTSQQAHQPRNSLSRPPPPTQQKQSSQPYTEKHPSVTSYPQQFYPHHSPQSPPPSQKLANSNSRYSNSSYMTRSRPSSSSTLSPTSKVKPMPYSATENRIDQRHY, encoded by the exons ATGACCTCAAACCTAATACCGAAAAGTAGGATTGCCGAAGGAGATCCTCGTCACAAGAGCCATGAAGAAGTATTACACATGGTACAGCAGCTGCAATCAGAGAACAAAAACTTGATGTTCAACCATGATACCATGGTAAAGGACATCAACCGACGACTACAGGTGCACTTGATGGAGA CAGGTCTGAGGAATGTCAACCAAAAACTGCAGGATGACAATCAAGAGCTGCGAGACCTGTGCTGCTTCTTGGACGATGAGCGCCAAAGTGGCAAGAAGTTGGCTAAAGACTGGCAGAAGTTTGGTCGGTATACGGCCAGTGTGATGCAGACGGAGGTGACGAACTACCATGAAAAATTACGAGAACTCGAG GTGAAACAAGAAGAACTGATTAAAGATAACTTGGAAATGCAAGAATTGTGTCTTTACATGGGCCGAGAACATTTGTTTGACAACGACAGAGATGACGGAGATGGCAGCAGTAATGGGACAACAGGAGGCAATGAGAAAATTGAAGAAGTCAACCAAACTCAGACTCCATCCGGTGACCAGTCAGGACAAAACT cCATTCCTGATCAgacattaaattatataaaacatttagagGAACTTGTtcggaaactcaaagaagaaagaaataatttgtcTCTG CAACttgaacaacaaacaaatgaTGCCAACAGTAATTATCCCAACACCTTCAGGCCACCTGGACCAGTTCGGGCTCAGATG GTGACCAGCTGGAGCAAACCTGCAAACACTATTGGTAGTACTACCAACCCACCCAGAACTATGCAGTAccctcaacaacagcaacaacaacaacaacaatactaccacCAACAGCAAGAGAAAtaccatcagcagcaacaacaatcccAACAGTATCAGCAAAATCTCCGACAACAACCAGAACAGAAACAACAGAACGCGCCACCTCGTCCACATCCACCGAATTCTTCATCTCAACCTGATGCTGTTACACATGCTATGAAG GTGTTGGAAGTTCATCAGCAACTGGAATCTCCCATGAATAACATTGACAGCAACAATGATCTTGGTGATAATGAGAAGGCCATCGTTCGAGAAATGTGCAAT gtTGTATGGCGGAAACTGGAAAGTACATCTCCTAGAAGACAATATCCTCCCAAACAGCCAAATTCTTCATTGGAGCACGAGCCAGCAAGGACTTCACAACAGGCTCACCAGCCTAGAAACAGTCTCTCCagaccgccaccaccaacacagcaGAAACAATCATCACAGCCATATACTGAGAAGCATCCAAGTGTCACATCGTATCCACAGCAGTTCTATCCTCATCACTCACCTCAGTCCCCGCCTCCCTCTCAGAAACTGGCCAATTCTAACTCCAGATACAGCAACAGTTCATACATGACCCGTTCTCGGCCGTCTTCTTCATCGACTCTTTCACCAACTTCAAAAGTTAAACCCATGCCATACTCTGCCACAGAAAACAG